TGTTTGCGGATAAAAGGTTATTGTAATTGGGTATGGCACTGGTACTGGCTATGGCAGGGAGGGTTGAACAATCCACTTCAATACCACCGCCTGCAACAGTCGAATTATTACCAAATGAATTGCCTGCACAGGCTAAAGCGCCCTGTTGTACAAGACCGCCTGTTAATATGATCGGATCAAATACAGTGCTTCCACCGACACCCACTTCTTCACCACCAATAAGATAAGTAAAGTCATCTAGGTCGTTGTTGGTATTGTCATCAAAGTTGACATTGACAGACCAGTCAATATTCCAAAGTGCCCAATTTGGGTTGCTTGCATCTGTACCTGTGTTGAAGGTGAAGACACCATTAGCACTAGCGACAGGATTAACAAAGCGCTCACGTGCTCGTAATCCTACTTCGATGGAATTTTTTTGATTGACAGAAAAAGAGTCATTAGGAATGCCGCTTCCCATTATGACGTTTGGAGTTACATCTGTGTTGTGGATTACCACAGCATGCCCAGTCAAAGGCAACATCCCTATAGTTAACAAAGCCATACAGCTAAACGACTTATAAATTTTTTCATTGATGACGAACTCCTAAAATTAAAAAGTGTGATATATTTCACAGTTTATGCAATAGGCATATAACATGCCATAACGTTGTTTATGATAAGCGGTATGGTTCTTGCTTGGTGTAGAATTTGTATTTGAAGTTATGACTTGGATTCAGAATGTGTAAAGAAAGCTGACAGATTTTCTATTGTTGCTTAATGGGGGACTGACTAACCCGCTTTACACTTTGTAGTAAAAAATGAATAAAAAGGTGGGCACAAAAAGCGTGCCCACCCTACAGTTTTATACTGATAAAGAACGGAGTCGTCTTTCAAAAAAACATCAATAAGTACGCAATAATTTGAAGAATTAAAAATAATCCAGATGCTATTGTTCATGCACATGACTGCTATGCGGAATTATTTGTCTCAGGCAGGCGTGCCTTATTGCCAGTTTTGTGGGTGAACACATTGCCTATCATGCGCGAGCATTAAAGCTTTGTGCGGATAGTGATGGTGCGTAATTAACCTGAGTTCTGGATAATAATTAACAATATTGTTCCGGATGTAGGGTGGGAATGGCTTTATTTGCCCGCGCTGACTCAGCACCATACATTCACACTTTCAACGTGGGCAAAAATATTATTTCACCCCGTAGATACACGCTTTAATTGATAAAAGTCTATATAAAGACCCTATAAGCCACACATTTTATCACTATACTGGCATCTGAATAATTGTTAGCTATAATTAATTTAATAACGATAATTTGTGGTATTGATAATGATAATAAAAAATTCTACTCGCGTGTTAATTTTGGGTGTCTTGGGATTATTGCTGCAACCGGCAGTCGTATTAGCTCAGGACTGGATTTACACCACTGTCCCCGGTGACAATATTTGGGATATTAGTGAAAAACACCTCGATACTGTTTTGCGTTATAACAAGATAAAAACAATTAACGGGGTCAAAGCGCCTAAGCGAATGCAGCCTGGTACAAAATTGCGTATTCCGATGAAATGGGTTCGCAGTAATCCAACTTCTGCTGAAATCATGGAGGTGCGGGGTAGTGGCGAACTTATTCGCAATAATGGCGATATTGAGAAAGCGCTGAGTCCCGGCACCAAAATCAATTTAGGTGATCAACTTAAAACGGCAGCCGATAGCAGTATTGCTATAAAATTTGCTGATAAAAGTGTCCTGACCTTGCATGAAGACAGTCTGATACGCTTTGATCACCTCTCCGCTCATGGTACGACGGGGATGGTGGATACGCGTATGAAGTTGATAAAAGGACGCATGGATACCCGGGTGACACCCGCATCAGGTCCCGGTTCACGTTTTGAAATTAAAACCCCTTCAGCCATTAGTGCGGTACGTGGAACAGAATACCGTGCAGCCATTTTAAATGCCGAAAACACCTCAAATATCGAAGTGTTAAAGGGTAAAGTGGCAGTGAGTGGCGCGAAAAAGAAAAAACTGATAAAAGCTGGTTTTGGTACTCAGGTGGCTCAAGGCAAAGCACCCATTGCTGCGCGTAAACTATTACCACCACCCGTGCTTAAACCCTTACCCGAACGAATCCGCCGTATTAACTGGATGATTCAGTGGGATGCCATTGAAGGTGCTGAAAAATATCGTATTGAAGTGGCCAATGAAGCTAAATTTAATACCCTTATTTGGCATGAATTTAGCGCCTATACTCGGGCGGCCTTTCCAAACCTAGTTGATGGTCATTATTTTGTGCGCATACGCGGGGTTGATAAACTTGCACTTGAAGGTAAAAGCGTGGTTAAGGAAATCGTTTTAGATGCCCATCCACAGCCACCGGTACAATTAAAACCGGATGAAGACCATGTTTTCCGTGGCAAATCCCCTGAACTGCAATGGACTTCTTCTGCTGATGCGGCCAAATATCGCTTAGAAATTGCCTCGGATAAAGACTTCAAGCAGGTGCTATTGGATAGTAGTGAGATAATGAAAAATAGTTATGATACGGCCAAGCTTTCTGCTGTGGGGCATTATTACTGGCGTTTAACCAGTATTGCACCTGATGGTGAAGTGGGTCCAGTGGGTCGGCTTCGTGGTTATGAAATTAAGCCCATGCCGAAAAAAGTGTCGGCTGAGTTACAGGCCGCCGATGATGGCCAGCTTGTAGCAACCTGGGAAAAAGGCACTCGCAATCAGACTTATCAGATCCAAATGGCCTATGATGAACAATTCATAGAGCAGGAGTTTGATAAGAAAACCAATGAAGCCAAAATTAGTTTTGAACCTGTTAGTGGAATGGTACGCTATTTGAGAATACGCAGCATTGAGGAAGACGGCTATCAAGGTCCATGGGGTACGACACAGCGGGTTGACCCATTGCCTGACGATACCCTATGGTGGGTGCCAGCCATTGGCCTGCTAGGGATATTCCTGCTGTAAGTCGTGATATTTTCAGAACGACAAAAGTCACTGTTTTTTCGGGGCTTACTGACGACTATTTTAGTATTAATTGGGGTCTTTCTGACCCATGAAAAGCAACTAGAACGTCTTGAGTTAGTGACCTATGACACTTTATTGCCTCTGCAAGCCAGCGTTTTTAATCCTCAAATTGTAGTCATTGCCATTGATGATGCCAGTCTGTTGAGGCTGGGGCGCTGGCCTTGGTCACGGCGTCGTCATGCCGAGTTGATTGATAGGCTGACCGATATGGGCGCACGTTCAATTGGCATTGATATTATTTTTTCAGAATATCAAAAAGACGATCCTCAGGCTGATGTAATGTTGGCAAAAGCTTTGGCAAAAAATAAGCATGTTGTCCTCGTTGTCGCGCCTATTCAATCAACGCCTGAAGCGTCTGTTTCTGAATTGTTACCGGTGCCGGATCTGGCTTTAGCGTCCAGTGTACTTGGCCATGTTGATGTTGAATTGGACAAGGATGGTTTATGCCGTCGGTATTTTTTATATGCTGGCATGTCAGACCCTCACTGGCCTGCATTGGCTCAGGCGATGCTGATTGCAGCGGGTGATATCAAGTCTGAAAATCATGAAAAGCCTTCTCAAATGTCTGCGGATAGTTGGGTTCGTCAAAAAGTGACCCTAATTCCTTATGCTAAAAAAGGTCTGCGGCCTACTATCATATCTTATACCGACATGCTCTCAGGGCAGGTGCCAGCATCCGCGATAAAAAATAAATATGTTTTGATCGGTGCAACGGCAACGGGCTTGGGAGATGCCATATCCACCCCGGCATCGCTATCACATGAGCGTATGCCTGGCGTGGAACTCAATGCACATATTTTAAATGGTTTGTTAGAAGGTAAAAATATTTATCCTTTGCCAGAAAAACAAGGCCTGATGATGACGGCGATATTAATCTTGCTCAGCAGTATTATCGTGTTTATGTTGCAATTGCGTTCTGGCTTTATTGCTATGCTGGCAGGTATTCTTGTTACCCTGGGTATATCAGCCTTTTTATTGGCTGGTATGCAATTATGGTTCCCTCCT
This genomic window from sulfur-oxidizing endosymbiont of Gigantopelta aegis contains:
- a CDS encoding PEP-CTERM sorting domain-containing protein, whose product is MGSGIPNDSFSVNQKNSIEVGLRARERFVNPVASANGVFTFNTGTDASNPNWALWNIDWSVNVNFDDNTNNDLDDFTYLIGGEEVGVGGSTVFDPIILTGGLVQQGALACAGNSFGNNSTVAGGGIEVDCSTLPAIASTSAIPNYNNLLSANTVIQNSWNPGLLNLVGSSFDPNKVATYNLWLEVLDGQGNSITRTDITVNTIAVPEPAPLALLALGLVAIGFVRRRK
- a CDS encoding FecR domain-containing protein is translated as MIIKNSTRVLILGVLGLLLQPAVVLAQDWIYTTVPGDNIWDISEKHLDTVLRYNKIKTINGVKAPKRMQPGTKLRIPMKWVRSNPTSAEIMEVRGSGELIRNNGDIEKALSPGTKINLGDQLKTAADSSIAIKFADKSVLTLHEDSLIRFDHLSAHGTTGMVDTRMKLIKGRMDTRVTPASGPGSRFEIKTPSAISAVRGTEYRAAILNAENTSNIEVLKGKVAVSGAKKKKLIKAGFGTQVAQGKAPIAARKLLPPPVLKPLPERIRRINWMIQWDAIEGAEKYRIEVANEAKFNTLIWHEFSAYTRAAFPNLVDGHYFVRIRGVDKLALEGKSVVKEIVLDAHPQPPVQLKPDEDHVFRGKSPELQWTSSADAAKYRLEIASDKDFKQVLLDSSEIMKNSYDTAKLSAVGHYYWRLTSIAPDGEVGPVGRLRGYEIKPMPKKVSAELQAADDGQLVATWEKGTRNQTYQIQMAYDEQFIEQEFDKKTNEAKISFEPVSGMVRYLRIRSIEEDGYQGPWGTTQRVDPLPDDTLWWVPAIGLLGIFLL